GGACCTCGTGTTCGTGACGGCAGGCATGGGTGGCGGAACCGGCACGGGTGCCGCCCCCGTTGTCTCCGAAATCGCCAAAGAACAGGGCGCAATCGTCGTCGGCATGGTCTCGACGCCGTTTAACGTTGAGCGCGCACGGACCGTCAAGGCCGAGGAAGGCCTCGAGAAGTTGCGTGAGCAGGCCGACTCGATCATCGTCCTCGACAATAACCGACTGCTCGATTACGTCCCGAACCTCCCGATTGGCAAGGCGTTCTCGGTGATGGACCAGATCATCGCCGAAACCGTCAAGGGAATCTCGGAGACGATCACCCAGCCAAGCCTGATCAACCTGGACTACGCGGACATGTCCACGATTATGAATCAGGGCGGCGTCGCGGTGATGCTCGTCGGCGAGACGCAGGATAAGAACAAGACCGACGAAGTGGTCAAAGACGCGATGAACCACCCGCTGTTGGATGTCGACTACCGTGGTGCATCCGGTGGTCTCGTCCACATTACGGGCGGTCCTGACCTCACCCTCAAAGAGGCAGAAGGCATCGCAGACAACATCACGGAGCGCCTCGAGGCCTCCGCGAACGTCATCTGGGGCGCCCGAATCCAGGAGAACTACAAGGGCAAAGTCCGCGTCATGGCGATCATGACCGGCGTCCAGAGCGCACAGGTACTCGGCCCAACGACGCAAAAACAGGCCGACAAATCCCGCGCGAGCATCGAAGGTGTCAAGGATACAGACTTCGACGCAAGCAACAACATCGAAACCAGCAACACCGGCTACGGTGCGAAAAGTGATGGCGGCCGCAACGAAGTCGACAAACAGAACGGCGTCGACGTAATCCGGTAAGCAAAAGCCGGCTGATACTACCGGACAACAGTCAGTGGAGGTTTTCGACCGACAGGGGGTCGAAAATCTGTCACTCGTTTTGTCCGGCAGTATGAACCGACGCTCAGTACCGGTTCGTTTTCCAGATCTCTTCAGTCAGCTAGTTCTCGAGAGTGGTGTTTACGGGCGTATACGAAGCTATTGTCCAGAGACGGGACTGCTTCAGACGAGTGCCTCGAGCAGCGAGCACTTCCGACAGCGTTCCCGCGTCGTCGTCGACCCACATTCGACACACGCCTGTAAGTCAGCGCCGCCGTCCTCGCTGAATTCGGTGGCAACCATCCCGGCCAGTTCTTCGTACCCAGACAGGATCGAGTGACGGGTGCCGGGGTGATTTTCCTCGAGGCCGTACAGGAGTTGCTGAATCTCGCCGCGATAGGCTTCGCTGGCGTGGGGACACTCCGTGATGTGTGCGGGGAGGTTGTTCAGGTGGGCATAGAGTGCGACTTCCTTTTCGGGCACATCTCGGAGTGGCTTTGCTCGCGGGACGAACTCGTCTTGGTCTTCGCGCTCAGAAAGCGGCCCCAAACTGGCGTCGAAGTGCTTGGCGATTTGGTCGACATCGCCCTCGAGGAAGTTCATCAGCGCCGTCTGGGCTTCGTCGTCTAAGTTGTGGCCCGTCAGGAGGAGGTCTGCCTCGAGTTCGTCGGCATAGCGCTCTAAGACGTCCCGGCGGAAGACGCCGCAGTAGGCGCAGGCGGCCATATTTTCGGGGTCGTCCTCGACGACGTCGTCCATCTGGACGCCGAATTCGTCCTCGTAGCTGACGAGTTCGTGGTGTATCTCGAGGTCGTCAGTGAGTTCGACGCAGGCGTCGACTGATTTGTCGCGGTAGCCCTCGATCCCTTCGTGGATCGTGAGGCCGACGAGTTCGATGCGGGGGTCCTCGGCGAACGTATCATACAAAATCTGGGTGAGGACGACGCTGTCTTTCCCACCGGAGAGGCCGATTACCCAGGTCTGTGGGTCCTCTGGCGTCGCGTCCTGTGGGACGAGGTCGTCTCGTCTGACACGGCGTCGGACGCGCTTTTCGACCGACTCGCGGAAATGATCCTCACAGAGGTGTGCTCCGGAGTAGGCGGCGTGCATCACCGCGTCCTCGTCACACCGATTGCAATCCATCGCGCTCACGTAACCAGCGAACGCGTATGTCCGTTTCGTCTTTTCGTCTCGAGGCGTGGGCTCGAGGCGTCGTTGGATGAGCGATTCGAGGCGTCATCGGCTGACCGGTTCGTGCATCTCGTTCCGACAGCCGGGCCACTCAGGCCGGCACCGTCTCTTCTGGCTCGTCGGATTCTGCGTCTTTTTCGACCGCCTCAGCACCCTCCTCGAGCGTTGCAAGCACGGTCTCGAGGTAGTGGTCGCGCGCGGTCGAAGAGAACAGTTCGTGGCCGCCGGAGTAGACGACGATGTGTTCGGCGGGGACGCGCTCGCCGATGGGTCGAAGGCTGACGACGGGGTCGCGAAGCGAACAGAAGACGACGGCGTCGTGGTCGATTGCGAGCAGTTCCTCCTGGGCATGGCGAATCTCACGGACGAACGCGGGCGAAATCCATCGTGGCATCGTCGCGAGTTGGTGATCCGTCGCCTGCTGGCCGAGCGCGTCGCGGTCCATCCCGCGAACGGGGATACACGGGAACGTCGTTGGAACCCTCGAGACGCCCTCGAGCAGGAGGTCTGGATACGTCTCGGCAAAGCCCCACCAGGGACTCAGGTAGACGTGGTTGTCCGCACCGTCTAAGGCTTGGGCGACTAACGCGCCCGCGCTGTGGGCAAGCAGCTGGTACTCCTCGTCGAACTCGAGGACGTACTCCGCGATGGGCTCGAGCCAGTCCGTTTTGAAGTCCTCGATGTTGGTGGGGAGTTCGAACGCGTGGACGCGATAGCCCGCGTCGGTCAACTGGTCGATGAGCCAGCTGACGTTGTCGTGGGTCCAGCGGTTACCCCAGCCCATGACGAAGACGAGTTCCTCGTCACCGTCCTCGTTGAAGATGCGGTGTCTCATACAGGTCCATTCGATGTGAATCACCAAAAACCTGCTCTCTTGACAGGACGGATCAGTATCCCGTCGGACTGGAATCGATCAGGCTGAAACGAGAAACCGTTTTGCACCTCGAGTCCGCAGAGTCCCCAATGAGCGTGAGTAGCGATGGGGTTTGATCGACTCGAGGCAGTTGATCGACTCGAGGACGTTGTCGACACGGTTGCAAACGACCGGATGCCGGTGCCTGTCCGCGAAGTATGGGCCTTCGGCGACGTCGCGCTGGGGCTCGATCCTGTCGACCGACTCGATATCTATCTGACCAAGGACGTGTTACTGCGCGATGATAGCCCGTCGCCAACTGATACTGGGGCCTCCAACAGCGACGAGCCGGATCCCGAAGCGCGATTTCGCGACTCACACGGCATCGCCGGCGTCGGAAAATCAGTCCGCGCCGACTGGGCAGACGCCCACCCCGAGTTCCTGCGAGCCAACGCGAACGGCCACGCAGCGCCCGAGAAGTGTCTCGCGGCCCACCTGCTCGGTGACGACGATGAGCCGATCCATCTCGAGGTCTGTAACGCCAGTTTCGAGGACAACGTCACCCAGCGCCTGCGCGGCGCGAAACTGCGGGAAGACTACACGCAACTGCTCGACCCACGCGGCGTCTGTCTCTGGGCGGATGGTGTCCGAAGCGACGACGCCGTCCGAAAACTCCGGGAGAGCGAACTCGCCTTGCCAACACTCTCGAGTGCCCTCGAGATGCTGGGATTGGACGAGGAAGACGCGACGGCGGCGGCACAGGAACTACACGCCTGGCGCGAGCAACAGGAAGGTGTGACGGTGCGCGGCGACGTGGTCTGAGCAGCGTCAGTGATTACGCCTCGAACGTCACGTCGGTCACCTCGAAGCGTGCACCGCCATCGTTGCTCTCTGTCACTGAGATCGACCAGTCGTGTGCCATAGCGATTTCTCGAACAATGTTGAGACCGAAGCCGGTTCCATCAGGCTCGCTCGAGTAGCCAAAGTCGAAGACTTGTTCGCGTTCTGCCTCTGGAATCCCCGGCCCGTCGTCCGCGATGGCGAATCCGTCCGGGCAGTCCTCGACGGTGACAGTAACGTCGGGTCCTGCGTGTTCGATTGCATTCCGAATGAGATTCTCGAGGAGTTGCTGTAGACGGGAGCCATCGGCCAGCACGACGCGATCAGTGTCGCGTTCCAGTGTCGCACCGGTGGTCTCGACACCCCGCCAACTGCGGTCGACGACGGCTGCCAACTCGACCGGACGTGGGTCGGTGACCGATTCACCTTCCCGTGCAAGCGCCAGGAGCGTCTCGATGAGCGACTCCATTCGGTCGTGTGCGGCCGCCACCTCGTCGAAGTGGTCGCGACCGCCATCAGTGTCGTCCCGAGCTAACTCGAGGTGGCCGGCTGCGATGTTTAGCGGATTTCGAAGGTCGTGAGAGACGATGCTGGCGAACGCCTCGAGTCGGTCGTTTTTCCGCTCGAGGGCCTGTTCGCGGGCCTTCCGCTCTGTGATATCCCGAACGACGCCAACCTGCTCGAGTTCAGTTTGGGACGCTGTGACGATGCTAAATCGCAGTTCGACTGGAACGGTCTCGCCGTCCGTCGTCGAGAACTGGAATTCGGCGACGCCGACATCTTGCCTACCTGATTCGAGTGCGTCTCGGGCCGAATCAATCGTCTCGAGGGCAGTAGGTTTCCCCCACTCGTAAATGTCAGTCCCGATGAGTTCGTCGCGGTCGATCCGTTTCAGCGACCCGTAGGCGTCGTTGACGTAGACGATGGTGTCGTCTGAATCGATTGCGTAGACGGCGTCATCCAGCGAATCGAGAATCACTGTATATTGCTCGAGTCGTTGTTCGAGGTTCCGTCGGTCATCGATTGGCGTCGAGACGAGGACGTAGCCGCCAGTGTCCGGCTCTGGGCGAGGGGGAGCCCGCGTTTCGAACCAGACCCATGAGCCATCGGCGTGACGAACGCGGTACTCGATGGGCTTGTCGAGTGTCGCCTGTTCGGGACACTCGAGAAGGCCCTCGAGTTTCGACCGGTCAGCCGGGTGAATCGACTCGAGGAGCGACGTGTCGATGAGATCGTCCTGTGCGTAGCCACAGTGGCGGTTGATCGCCGCATTCTGATAGCGAATCGTGCCACCGGTCTCGAAGATGGTGAACAGTTCCGAACTCCGGTCGAGCAGTAATTCGAAATCAGGCATCGGTATCGAGTCTCTGTTCGCCGAGGTGAGGCTGCGTGCGGACGCGTGCGGCGACCAACAGGGAGTGTGAGATTATCGCTGTCCCGGTTAGTTGGGTGTTTCGGTCGAAAATAGTGTTTTGATTCAACTGATGTCACGCCGCCTGAACCACAGTTGGCTCACGACTACCAAGAGGATCGTCATCCCAATGAGGACGCCTGCACTGGTGAGATCGTACGTGCTCTCGAGGAGAACCTCGTTCGGATCGAAGTACCGCATCGGCGCGATTGCACCGACTGCTTCGTAGTCCGTGCCATCGACTAACGACTCGAGCATGAACAGGCCGAAGACGACCCCGAGAGCGATCCGCTGGGCGATACTGGTTCGGCTAACGGCCACCGATGCGACCAGTCCAATTCCAGCACACGCAAACAGGTAGGGAACCGAGAGCGCATGAATCGCAATCAGATCGACGATATCGAGCGATTCGCCGACCAGCACGGCCGAGACGTAGATGACAACCGGCGTCAGGACGTTGACGACGACGATTGGCACGGCCAGCGACCCAAATTTCTCGGCGACGACGCGGGCTCGAGAGAGCGGCATCGAGAGCAGGATATCCATGCGTTCGTGTTCGATATCGCTGGCTATCGTGCCGGCGGCGAGGTAGGCGAGATAGAGCCCGAGCAAGATTACCCAGCCGAAGATGTAGAGTTCGAACGCGAGAAAGCCCTCGAGCGTGGCCATCGTCTGGACGTCAAACAGCTGGATCACCTGCTCCGGATAGGCGTCCATGAACTGCTCGTCGATATCGTCGAACGACTCGCTAAAGGAGGGGTAGATCCAGATGACGACGGCGGCCAGTACGGACATCGCAATCGCAAGGTAGATACTCCCTTTCAGCCGGTTGCTGCCGTCGTAGCGGGCGAGTTCAAGCATCGTTGCTCACCTCGGAATCTGTCGCGGCCTGTGGCCTGTCTGTCGCGTCCGTCGCATCCGTCGATTCCGAGTCGCCGCCGTAAAACCGCATGAACACGTCCTCGAGCGGCGCTTCTTCAATCGAGAGGTCGAGCAAGTGAGACGGCCCAAGGCGCTCGAGCAGCGCGTTGACGTCGCCGGTGAAGGTGAACGTACACTCCGTGACTGCAGTGTCGTCCGCCGATGAGTCGTCGGTGACCGTCGTTTCACTCATCTCGAGCTCGTGGACGCCCTCGAGGTCGAACGCCGACGGCGACAGCGACTCTGTTGCGCGGATTCTGACGACCTTGCCGCTGCGGTCGAGCAACGAGGCGACGGGTTCGACGGTGACGAGTCGCCCGTTACGGATGATGCCGACCCGGTCACAGAGCCGCCGGACCTCGCTCAAGACGTGCGAGGAAAAAAAGACCGTCATGCCGCGGTCGCGTTCGGCCCGTAGAAACTCGGCGAAACGCTGTTGCATCAGCGGATCGAGTCCGCTCGTCGGCTCGTCCAGAATAACGAGGTCGGGGTCGTGCATGAACGTCGTCACGAGCCCGAGTTTGCGGACGTTCCCGTGTGAATACTCTCGGACCTCGCGCTCGAGTGGCGGATCGAATAGTTCGAGTAACTCCCCGCTGCGTTCGTCGCCTTTGATCGACGCATGGAGGTCGAGTACTTCCTGTCCGGTTGCCGTCTCGTCGAACGCTGGATTGTCGGGCAAGTAGCCAAGCCGTCGTTTCGCCTCGAGTAAGGCTGATTCGTCGGTGATGTCGTGGCCGAGTAACTGGCCTGTCCCCGACGTCGGCGAGATAAAGCCGAGCAGCGTTCGAATCGTGGTCGTCTTCCCAGCCCCGTTTGGCCCCAGATAGCCGAAAATCTCGCCGCGTTCGACCTCGAACGAGACGTCGTCGTTGGCCAGTACCTCCCCGTAGTCCTTTGTTAGCCCCTCGAGTCTGATCACGGCCATAGCCACCAGTACTCATCCAATCCACATGTAAGTACGTCACAATTCCCGCTGTGTGCTGTCGTCGATGACCGGTTCGGCCGCTTCGTGGCGACTGGAAAGCGTTTTGTCAGTCCCGTTAGGACCTTCTGTATGGTTTCGCTGTCTTCGATTATCGATGGGCTTCGGTCACCACGGACCGCCTTGCTCCTCAACGTTGCGCTCGTGATGTCCGGTTCGGTACTCGCCCTTGTCGGCTACTTCGACGTCGTGACCGGTCTCATCGTCGTGACGGCTGGGCTGCTCGGCATGGGTATCTCACTGATTGGGCGCCAATCCGACGAGTAAGACTACCGGTCGGCGGATGTGGCGTGTCCGACTGTGACGAAAAACGGAACGCGCTCGGTTCGGCGATACGACTCCGTGCCCATCTGTTCGATGACGTCTCGGCCCATCTCGCGCCACTCGCCGCGCAGGTCGTCGAACTCGCCCGCAGTAAGTGCCCCCTCGAGCATTGTCTCTCGGTCGTCGGCTAACCCCGCACCCGTTGCCTTCCGGCGCGCTGCGGTCAGCGCCGCCTCGCCGTAGGGCGGTTCGACCGTCCGAACGTGGTCGTATCGGCGCGTCTCGAGCACCTCGAGTCCGGCCGCTTCGAACGTCTCACGGGCATCTGCACCGAGGGAAACGTCAGTGTCGACGCCGTCTAAATAGGCGCGCCGTGCACGCTGCTCGAGGTCGTTTTCGGCGGCGACGCTCGAGTCGATTTCGACGGCGCCGTTGTCGGGTTCGACGGCGGCGACGAGGTCCGATGAGACGCGGGCAAACTCGGTCACTGCGGCCGCTGGATCGGGCAGGTTGATTAACAGTGCCTGACAGACGACCAGATCGAACGCGTCATTGGGAAACGGCAACTCGAGGGCGTTTCCCGCGACGACGGGGACGTGTTCACGGGCGAACGCGAGCAGTGCGGGATCGACGTCACAGCCGACCACCTCGCCGGGCGACTCGTCGGCGAGCACACGACTCAACTCGCCCGTGCCACAGCCGACGTCGAGGACACGCTCGCGGGAGGCAAGTTCCAGGGGGGAAAGGGCCTCGCGGGAATCGTCCCACATCCCCTGGCGGGTCCGCTCGAGGTAGGCTTCTGAGAACTCGCGCACAGGCGGGAGTTGTCCGACTCGAGTAAAAACGGGTCGATCTCAGTCCGCGAGGATATCGCGAGCCACAGCGCCGAGCAACACCACTCCGATGACGATCATCGAACCCTGTGCAACGGCGGCGACGCTCGAGTCGACGCTGCCGCCGGTCACCAGTGCGATCACGTCCGACACACCGCGTGCGGAGCCGAGTACGCCGAGCAGTGCGAGGATTCCAATGCCGTAGCCTGCGATCTGCTGGCGATCAGTTTCGCGACCGACGAGTCCCAACGCGGCGATGACGACGCCGAAAATCGTCGGGATGAGCGCCGTGACGCTCGCGAAATCCGAGAGCACGTAGGCGGCGATTCCGATAACGACGAGAACGGCTCCGAGGACGATTCCGAGTCCGGGTGTCCGCTCGAACGATGACATACCTGACCTTCTCACTGCCTGCTAGTTAGTGCATTGGTACGGGTGCCGAATCTCGAGGCTTGCTTCGTTTACTGTGGCTGCGCCGCTCTCGAGGCTCCGTCGCCCCGGCTCATTCGCTCGAGTCGCGCAACTCGCGGCTTACGCCGCTCGTTATCTCGAGATTCTCACTCGTTCGAATCTCGCAGCTCACGGGTCGTTCCTCCCCGTTCGCAATCTCGTGACTCTCATTCGCTTCGCTCACTCCGAGTCACGTAACTCTCTCACCTTCTCAATATTCCACGCGAACCCTTTGCCGTCTTCCGTCGGCGTCTCGAGTGCGAACGGCAGGTCCCGCAGTTCGGGATGGTTCACAATCGCCTTCATGCCGTCTTCGCCGATGTAGCCCTCGCCGATGAGGGCGTGTTCGTCCTTGTGCGTGCCCACGTCGTGTTTCGAATCGTTCAGGTGGATGTACTCGAGGTGCTCGAGGCCGACCTCGTCGTCGAACCGGGACACGGTTTCGTCGACGGCTTCAGGGGTCGTGAGGTCGTTGCCGGCGACCAGCGTGTGGGCGGTGTCGATGCAGATGCCGATATCTGTCTCGGTGCGGTCGATGATGCCCGCGAGGTGTTCGAACTCGCCGCCAAGTTTCGTCCCGCTGCCGGCGTCGGATTCGATGAGAATCTGGACATCCTCTGGGACCTCGAGGTCGTCGATGACGCCCGCGGCGTTGTCGAGGCCGCCCTCGACGCCCGCGCCGGTGTGGGCCCCGAGGTGGACGTTGACGTACGGAACGCCCAACTGCTCGGCCGCGTCGAGTTCCGCCTGCATGCTCTCCGTTGATTTGCGCCGGAGGTCTTCTTTGGGCGTACAGAGGTTCACGAGGTACGAAGAATGGATCACCCACGGCCCCTCGAGCAGTTCGTCGGTTTCGTCCTGAAAGCCGTCGGCTGCCTCGTCGCTGATTTCGGGTTGGGCCCAGACCTGCGGCGAGGTGGTGAAAATCTGTCCGCAGTTGCCACCGAACGCGAGCTGGCGGTGGACCGCGTTGCGAACGTCGTCGTACGGCGGTGTTTCGTCGTCGGAGGAGACGCGCGAGCCGGAGATCGAAACGTGTGCGCCGACCTGCATGGTCATGAATCCTCGTCAGTACCGGTTCGTGATA
The Natronolimnobius baerhuensis DNA segment above includes these coding regions:
- the ftsZ gene encoding cell division protein FtsZ, which codes for MQDIVQDALENAEQEARDMDVDMDDDEFGDPRIVIVGCGGAGNNTVNRLYNIGVEGADTIAINTDKQHLKMIEADTKILVGKSLTSGLGAGGDPSMGERATEMAQGTIKEVLGDADLVFVTAGMGGGTGTGAAPVVSEIAKEQGAIVVGMVSTPFNVERARTVKAEEGLEKLREQADSIIVLDNNRLLDYVPNLPIGKAFSVMDQIIAETVKGISETITQPSLINLDYADMSTIMNQGGVAVMLVGETQDKNKTDEVVKDAMNHPLLDVDYRGASGGLVHITGGPDLTLKEAEGIADNITERLEASANVIWGARIQENYKGKVRVMAIMTGVQSAQVLGPTTQKQADKSRASIEGVKDTDFDASNNIETSNTGYGAKSDGGRNEVDKQNGVDVIR
- a CDS encoding PAS domain S-box protein — encoded protein: MPDFELLLDRSSELFTIFETGGTIRYQNAAINRHCGYAQDDLIDTSLLESIHPADRSKLEGLLECPEQATLDKPIEYRVRHADGSWVWFETRAPPRPEPDTGGYVLVSTPIDDRRNLEQRLEQYTVILDSLDDAVYAIDSDDTIVYVNDAYGSLKRIDRDELIGTDIYEWGKPTALETIDSARDALESGRQDVGVAEFQFSTTDGETVPVELRFSIVTASQTELEQVGVVRDITERKAREQALERKNDRLEAFASIVSHDLRNPLNIAAGHLELARDDTDGGRDHFDEVAAAHDRMESLIETLLALAREGESVTDPRPVELAAVVDRSWRGVETTGATLERDTDRVVLADGSRLQQLLENLIRNAIEHAGPDVTVTVEDCPDGFAIADDGPGIPEAEREQVFDFGYSSEPDGTGFGLNIVREIAMAHDWSISVTESNDGGARFEVTDVTFEA
- a CDS encoding ABC transporter ATP-binding protein, which translates into the protein MAVIRLEGLTKDYGEVLANDDVSFEVERGEIFGYLGPNGAGKTTTIRTLLGFISPTSGTGQLLGHDITDESALLEAKRRLGYLPDNPAFDETATGQEVLDLHASIKGDERSGELLELFDPPLEREVREYSHGNVRKLGLVTTFMHDPDLVILDEPTSGLDPLMQQRFAEFLRAERDRGMTVFFSSHVLSEVRRLCDRVGIIRNGRLVTVEPVASLLDRSGKVVRIRATESLSPSAFDLEGVHELEMSETTVTDDSSADDTAVTECTFTFTGDVNALLERLGPSHLLDLSIEEAPLEDVFMRFYGGDSESTDATDATDRPQAATDSEVSNDA
- a CDS encoding ABC transporter permease subunit, with product MLELARYDGSNRLKGSIYLAIAMSVLAAVVIWIYPSFSESFDDIDEQFMDAYPEQVIQLFDVQTMATLEGFLAFELYIFGWVILLGLYLAYLAAGTIASDIEHERMDILLSMPLSRARVVAEKFGSLAVPIVVVNVLTPVVIYVSAVLVGESLDIVDLIAIHALSVPYLFACAGIGLVASVAVSRTSIAQRIALGVVFGLFMLESLVDGTDYEAVGAIAPMRYFDPNEVLLESTYDLTSAGVLIGMTILLVVVSQLWFRRRDIS
- the ncsA gene encoding tRNA 2-thiolation protein NcsA — its product is MDCNRCDEDAVMHAAYSGAHLCEDHFRESVEKRVRRRVRRDDLVPQDATPEDPQTWVIGLSGGKDSVVLTQILYDTFAEDPRIELVGLTIHEGIEGYRDKSVDACVELTDDLEIHHELVSYEDEFGVQMDDVVEDDPENMAACAYCGVFRRDVLERYADELEADLLLTGHNLDDEAQTALMNFLEGDVDQIAKHFDASLGPLSEREDQDEFVPRAKPLRDVPEKEVALYAHLNNLPAHITECPHASEAYRGEIQQLLYGLEENHPGTRHSILSGYEELAGMVATEFSEDGGADLQACVECGSTTTRERCRKCSLLEALV
- a CDS encoding class I SAM-dependent methyltransferase; this translates as MREFSEAYLERTRQGMWDDSREALSPLELASRERVLDVGCGTGELSRVLADESPGEVVGCDVDPALLAFAREHVPVVAGNALELPFPNDAFDLVVCQALLINLPDPAAAVTEFARVSSDLVAAVEPDNGAVEIDSSVAAENDLEQRARRAYLDGVDTDVSLGADARETFEAAGLEVLETRRYDHVRTVEPPYGEAALTAARRKATGAGLADDRETMLEGALTAGEFDDLRGEWREMGRDVIEQMGTESYRRTERVPFFVTVGHATSADR
- a CDS encoding alpha/beta fold hydrolase, with protein sequence MRHRIFNEDGDEELVFVMGWGNRWTHDNVSWLIDQLTDAGYRVHAFELPTNIEDFKTDWLEPIAEYVLEFDEEYQLLAHSAGALVAQALDGADNHVYLSPWWGFAETYPDLLLEGVSRVPTTFPCIPVRGMDRDALGQQATDHQLATMPRWISPAFVREIRHAQEELLAIDHDAVVFCSLRDPVVSLRPIGERVPAEHIVVYSGGHELFSSTARDHYLETVLATLEEGAEAVEKDAESDEPEETVPA
- a CDS encoding DUF7095 family protein, translating into MGFDRLEAVDRLEDVVDTVANDRMPVPVREVWAFGDVALGLDPVDRLDIYLTKDVLLRDDSPSPTDTGASNSDEPDPEARFRDSHGIAGVGKSVRADWADAHPEFLRANANGHAAPEKCLAAHLLGDDDEPIHLEVCNASFEDNVTQRLRGAKLREDYTQLLDPRGVCLWADGVRSDDAVRKLRESELALPTLSSALEMLGLDEEDATAAAQELHAWREQQEGVTVRGDVV
- a CDS encoding deoxyribonuclease IV; this encodes MQVGAHVSISGSRVSSDDETPPYDDVRNAVHRQLAFGGNCGQIFTTSPQVWAQPEISDEAADGFQDETDELLEGPWVIHSSYLVNLCTPKEDLRRKSTESMQAELDAAEQLGVPYVNVHLGAHTGAGVEGGLDNAAGVIDDLEVPEDVQILIESDAGSGTKLGGEFEHLAGIIDRTETDIGICIDTAHTLVAGNDLTTPEAVDETVSRFDDEVGLEHLEYIHLNDSKHDVGTHKDEHALIGEGYIGEDGMKAIVNHPELRDLPFALETPTEDGKGFAWNIEKVRELRDSE